A genomic window from Flintibacter sp. KGMB00164 includes:
- the spoVAD gene encoding stage V sporulation protein AD has product MSKKKLGQQTVALSHPPSFLTCANVVGQLEGQGPLGKTFDLIDSDDTFGESTWEKSESAMQKKALTLALDKLGQGASTLDWLFAGDLLNQCIGSSFAAREQHIPFFGLYGACSTMGEGLILASMALDGDFGRRAGVMASSHFCTAERQYRTPLEYGSQRTPTAQWTVTGAGAVILDQEGPGPYITHVTPGQIVDKGVTDTNNMGAAMTPAAYSTISAHLRDTGRSPDFYDLIVTGDLGELGRTLLLELFQRDGIDLSDRHTDCGLLIFDRVRQDVHAGGSGCGCCASVLTGYLVEGLRSGKWQNILFCPTGALHSPTSSLQGESVPGICHAVALSAQRPNTN; this is encoded by the coding sequence ATGAGCAAGAAAAAGCTGGGACAGCAGACCGTGGCTCTCTCCCATCCTCCCTCTTTTCTGACCTGCGCCAATGTGGTGGGACAGCTGGAGGGACAGGGTCCTCTGGGAAAGACCTTTGATCTCATTGACAGCGACGATACCTTTGGGGAGTCCACCTGGGAAAAGTCGGAGAGCGCCATGCAGAAAAAGGCGCTCACCCTGGCGCTGGACAAGCTGGGACAGGGGGCCTCCACTCTGGACTGGCTGTTTGCCGGGGACCTGCTGAACCAGTGTATCGGGTCCTCCTTTGCCGCCCGGGAGCAGCACATCCCCTTCTTTGGCCTGTACGGGGCCTGCTCCACCATGGGTGAAGGACTGATTTTGGCCTCTATGGCTCTGGACGGAGACTTTGGCCGCCGGGCGGGAGTCATGGCCTCCTCCCACTTCTGTACGGCAGAGCGGCAGTACCGCACCCCTCTGGAGTACGGCAGCCAGCGCACCCCAACGGCCCAGTGGACCGTGACCGGGGCTGGAGCGGTGATTTTGGACCAGGAAGGTCCCGGGCCCTATATTACCCATGTGACGCCAGGTCAAATTGTGGACAAGGGGGTCACCGACACCAACAACATGGGAGCCGCCATGACGCCCGCCGCCTACTCGACCATTTCCGCCCACCTGCGGGACACCGGCCGCTCCCCTGACTTCTACGATCTCATCGTCACCGGCGACCTGGGGGAGCTGGGCCGCACGCTGCTGCTGGAGCTGTTCCAGCGGGATGGGATCGACCTGTCCGACCGCCACACCGACTGCGGCCTGCTTATTTTCGACCGGGTACGCCAGGACGTCCACGCCGGCGGCTCGGGCTGCGGCTGCTGTGCCAGCGTGCTCACCGGCTATCTGGTAGAGGGGCTGCGCAGCGGCAAGTGGCAAAACATCCTCTTCTGCCCCACCGGAGCCCTCCACTCCCCTACCTCCTCCCTTCAGGGGGAGTCGGTACCGGGGATCTGCCACGCCGTGGCCTTGTCGGCCCAGCGTCCAAACACCAATTGA